In a single window of the Elaeis guineensis isolate ETL-2024a chromosome 6, EG11, whole genome shotgun sequence genome:
- the LOC105047437 gene encoding LOW QUALITY PROTEIN: GATA transcription factor 9 (The sequence of the model RefSeq protein was modified relative to this genomic sequence to represent the inferred CDS: deleted 1 base in 1 codon): protein MEAPEYLHGGYYKAGTPQFAPEKKVGGGAGEHFVVEDLLDFSNEEDEAGVAAGGDDAGFDATAGNSTDSSTVTAVDSCSNSFSGSDPHFSGDLVCRSFADASLSGDLCEPYDELAELEWLSNFVEESFSSEDLQKLQLISGIKSSSSSSENRAEIAPTVGGGAAQPALFRPEAPVPGKARSKRSRAAPCSWSSRLLVLSPTTTASSPESELLVPAGSSCGKKAAVKKKDQSSRPAVAPAADGRKCLHCATDKTPQWRTGPMGPKTLCNACGVRYKSGRLVPEYRPAASPTFVLSKHSNSHRKVLELRRQKELQQQQLLQAGSSAVYDGGAAAAGDDFLIHHHLGPDFRQLI, encoded by the exons ATGGAGGCGCCGGAGTACTTGCATGGCGGTTACTACAAGGCGGGAACCCCCCAATTCGCGCCAGAGAAGAAGGTCGGCGGTGGTGCGGGGGAACATTTCGTGGTGGAGGACCTGCTCGACTTCTCGAACGAGGAGGATGAGGCCGGCGTGGCGGCCGGCGGGGACGACGCGGGGTTCGACGCCACGGCCGGGAACTCGACGGACTCCTCCACCGTCACCGCCGTGGACAGCTGCAGCAACTCTTTCTCCGGTTCCGACCCGCATTTCTCCGGTGACCTTGTCTGCCGGAGCTTCGCCGACGCCAGCCTCTCCGGCGACCTCTGCGAGCCG TACGACGAATTAGCCGAGCTCGAGTGGCTCTCCAATTTCGTCGAGGAGTCCTTCTCCAGCGAAGACCTCCAGAAACTTCAGCTCATCTCTGGAATCAAATCTTCCTCCTCCTCGTCGGAGAACCGGGCGGAGATCGCCCCCACCGTCGGCGGAGGAGCCGCCCAGCCGGCTCTTTTCCGGCCAGAGGCCCCTGTCCCCGGCAAGGCCCGGAGCAAGCGGTCCCGCGCCGCACCCTGCAGCTGGTCTTCGAGGCTTCTGGTTTTGTCTCCGACGACGACGGCGTCGTCGCCGGAATCGGAGCTGCTCGTGCCGGCGGGAAGCTCCTGCGGGAAGAAGGCCGCGGTGAAGAAGAAGGACCAGTCGTCGAGGCCCGCGGTGGCACCGGCGGCGGACGGTCGGAAGTGCCTCCACTGCGCCACCGACAAGACGCCACAGTGGCGGACGGGGCCGATGGGACCCAAGACGCTGTGCAACGCCTGCGGGGTCCGGTACAAGTCCGGCAGACTCGTGCCG GAGTACCGGCCGGCGGCGAGCCCAACCTTCGTGCTCTCCAAACACTCAAACTCTCACCGGAAGGTCCTCGAGCTCCGCCGCCAGAAGGAGCTCCAGCAGCAGCAGCTCCTTCAGGCCGGCAGCTCCGCCGTCTACGACGGAGGAGCGGCGGCCGCCGGCGATGATTTCTTGATCCACCACCACCTGGGCCCCGATTTTCGGCAACTCATCTAA